One Pseudomonas sp. HOU2 genomic window carries:
- a CDS encoding DUF6124 family protein, whose amino-acid sequence MDKLIPDPPRENTTPLEEALRAEDQARNREAIKRALDFYLCPEPAKPCRPSTMFMVRPEVDTESLLAHACESLASASTAASNFANELSGSQRSTALGIQQIVMLAELAVNRALDRVDPQT is encoded by the coding sequence TTGGACAAACTGATCCCCGACCCACCCCGCGAAAACACCACCCCACTCGAAGAAGCCCTCCGCGCCGAAGACCAGGCCCGAAACCGCGAAGCCATCAAACGCGCCCTCGACTTCTACCTGTGCCCCGAACCCGCAAAGCCCTGCCGACCGAGCACCATGTTCATGGTCCGCCCAGAGGTCGACACCGAAAGCCTGCTCGCCCACGCCTGCGAATCGTTAGCCTCGGCAAGCACCGCCGCCAGCAACTTCGCCAATGAGCTAAGCGGTTCGCAGCGCAGTACGGCGTTAGGCATCCAGCAAATCGTCATGCTCGCCGAACTGGCGGTAAACCGAGCGCTGGATCGAGTCGACCCACAAACCTGA